From a single Nymphaea colorata isolate Beijing-Zhang1983 chromosome 4, ASM883128v2, whole genome shotgun sequence genomic region:
- the LOC116252439 gene encoding catalase isozyme 1: protein MDPYKHRPSSAFNSSYFTTNSGAPVWNNNSSLTIGPRGPILLEDYHLVEKLANFDRERIPERVVHARGASAKGFFEVTHDISHLTCADFLRAPGVQTPVIVRFSTVIHERGSPETLRDPRGFAVKFYTREGNFDMVGNNFPVFFIRDGIKFPDMVHSLKPNPKSHIQENWRILDFFSHHPESLHMFTFLFDDVGIPADYRHMDGSGVNTYTLINKAGREQYVKFHWRPTCGVKCLLDEEAVVVGGTNHSHATKDLYDAIAAGNYPEWKLFIQTIPPEDVDKFDFDPLDVTKTWPEDILPLQPVGRLVLNRNIDNFFTENEQLAFCPGIVVPGVHYSEDKLLQTRIFSYSDTQRHRLGPNYLMLPANAPKCSHHNNHYDGFMNFMHRDEEVDYFPSRFDPVRHAERYPIPSYSHTGKREKCVIEKENNFKQPGERYRSFAPDRQERFICRWVDALSDPRVTHEIRSIWLSYWSQCDKSLGQKLATRLNIKPNM, encoded by the exons ATGGATCCCTACAAG CACCGTCCTTCGAGTGCCTTCAACTCGTCATACTTCACTACCAACTCTGGTGCGCCAGTTTGGAACAACAACTCGTCCCTGACCATCGGACCGAGAG GACCAATTCTCCTTGAGGATTATCACTTGGTTGAGAAACTTGCGAATTTTGATAGAGAGAGAATACCAGAGCGTGTTGTTCACGCTAGGGGTGCTAGTGCAAAAGGCTTCTTTGAGGTCACACATGATATCTCTCACCTCACATGTGCTGATTTCCTGCGGGCACCAGGAGTTCAAACTCCTGTCATAGTGAGGTTCTCAACTGTTATCCATGAACGTGGCAGCCCTGAGACTCTCAGAGACCCTCGTGGTTTTGCTGTGAAATTTTACACTAGGGAG gGTAATTTTGATATGGTTGGGAATAACTTCCCAGTTTTCTTCATTCGTGATGGAATCAAATTCCCTGACATGGTCCATTCTTTGAAACCCAATCCGAAATCCCATATCCAAGAAAATTGGCGGATACTTGATTTCTTTTCGCACCACCCTGAGAGCTTGCATATGTTCACTTTTCTGTTTGATGATGTTGGTATCCCAGCAGATTATCGTCATATGGATGGATCTGGTGTCAATACTTACACTTTGATTAACAAGGCAGGAAGGGAACAATATGTGAAATTCCACTGGAGACCTACATGTGGAGTGAAGTGCCTGTTGGATGAGGAGGCTGTGGTGGTTGGTGGTACCAATCACAGTCATGCTACTAAGGATCTTTATGATGCCATTGCAGCTGGAAATTACCCAGAATGGAAGCTTTTCATCCAGACTATCCCACCTGAGGATGTagacaaatttgattttgatCCATTGGATGTTACCAAGACATGGCCTGAGGACATCTTACCTCTTCAGCCAGTTGGGCGTTTAGTGTTGAACAGGAACATTGATAATTTCTTTACTGAGAATGAGCAACTTGCCTTTTGCCCTGGGATTGTGGTGCCAGGAGTGCATTATTCGGAAGACAAATTGCTCCAAACTAGAATTTTCTCATATTCAGATACTCAGAGGCATCGTCTTGGACCCAATTATCTGATGCTTCCAGCAAATGCACCAAAATGCTCACACCACAACAATCATTATGATGGATTTATGAATTTCATGCACAGGGATGAAGAG GTGGATTACTTCCCATCAAGGTTTGACCCAGTGCGCCATGCTGAGAGATATCCTATTCCATCCTACAGTCACACTGGAAAACGTGAAAAG TGCGTGATTGAGAAGGAGAACAATTTCAAGCAGCCAGGGGAGAGATACCGGTCATTTGCACCAGATAG GCAAGAGAGATTTATCTGTAGGTGGGTTGATGCCTTGTCTGACCCACGGGTGACTCATGAAATCCGCAGCATTTGGTTGTCCTATTGGTCTCAG TGTGACAAGTCCCTGGGTCAGAAGCTGGCAACTCGCCTTAACATCAAgccaaacatgtga
- the LOC116252696 gene encoding UPF0496 protein 4-like: MSRLHDGQKPFFHFGGHLRKILPSGFRTPAKFRTLLQNFEESLDRRLQNLKPKNRSDVLNISWMTQAIESLSETHNDVKSLITNLQFPSSDWDESWMDSYLNDSLKLLDVCISLSSEVSRLDQGQLLLQYAIHLLNVSDGHPPSDQRFRARDSISEWLQQVGPKGSNPVTPRSAKLEHCLDILRELVNTLYAPKIKTSARGRILLRAMYGVKVQTIFVCGVFVAAFSRSAKALVELQVPEKFLWSSTFMDVQNDINSEIRRLFGEGSLTVLKDVEAVDGRARELLALTENASEAFSSEDAEMLKNCVTELKEKVENFAQGLDLLSKQVDGFFQVVLQGRDALLCNLRVSSEQPK; the protein is encoded by the coding sequence ATGAGTCGACTGCACGATGGCCAGAAACCTTTCTTCCATTTTGGCGGTCACTTGCGCAAGATCCTTCCAAGTGGGTTCCGCACACCTGCCAAGTTTCGAACTTTGTTACAGAACTTTGAGGAATCGTTGGACAGGAGACTGCAGAATCTCAAACCGAAGAACAGGAGTGATGTTCTCAATATTTCATGGATGACTCAGGCAATAGAGTCTCTGTCTGAGACGCACAATGATGTCAAATCGCTCATAACAAATCTTCAATTTCCTTCCAGTGATTGGGATGAGAGCTGGatggattcatatttgaacGACAGCTTGAAACTCCTGGACGTCTGCATCTCACTGAGCTCTGAGGTCTCCAGACTTGATCAGGGGCAGCTTCTGCTTCAGTATGCCATTCATCTTTTGAATGTTTCTGATGGCCACCCACCATCCGATCAGCGGTTTCGAGCTCGTGATTCCATTTCAGAGTGGCTGCAGCAAGTTGGACCAAAGGGATCAAATCCAGTGACGCCAAGGAGTGCCAAACTGGAGCATTGTCTTGATATATTGCGTGAGCTTGTGAATACGCTTTATGCCCCAAAGATCAAAACATCTGCCAGGGGGAGGATATTGTTGCGGGCTATGTACGGTGTGAAGGTTCAGACCATATTTGTTTGTGGTGTCTTTGTAGCAGCTTTCTCAAGGTCGGCAAAGGCATTAGTGGAGTTGCAGGTGCCAGAGAAATTTTTGTGGTCATCAACCTTTATGGATGTCCAGAATGACATCAATAGCGAAATCAGGAGGTTGTTTGGGGAGGGCTCATTGACTGTATTGAAGGACGTAGAGGCCGTTGATGGCCGTGCTAGAGAACTTTTGGCCTTGACTGAGAATGCGTCAGAGGCTTTTAGTAGTGAAGATGCTGAAATGCTGAAGAACTGTGTAACGGAGTTGAAGGAGAAGGTAGAGAATTTTGCTCAAGGACTAGACCTTCTTTCAAAGCAAGTCGATGGGTTTTTCCAAGTTGTTTTGCAAGGCCGTGATGCTCTGCTTTGCAACTTAAGGGTTTCAAGTGAGCAGCCGAAGTGA